The Haematobia irritans isolate KBUSLIRL chromosome 1, ASM5000362v1, whole genome shotgun sequence DNA segment ttcaacttgtctagtttataattttcttgaattttagttcatctataacattgtagtttagttcatttttacaacaccataagatttatatacccctaccaagttaaaaagtcagtattattttggtttacttgcttattttgtgagaaacccgataataaaaattggttaacagtctctttaaaatgtcgacgactaaactatttttaaatcaatcattccacagtacagagaaattaaataattaaaggaacaacaaaccgttttactattatgaaaattttcatacattaaaattaaactttctttaagcaaaagtactttattataaaaacttatgatgaaagttcttaatacaatgttttttgtgaataaaaattatgaccacgtggaacagagagtagttcatttgaactcgctgtttggacattttgacttatccttttttattcatcgtaggtaattttttcacataccttgctggaaaaaaatggaaacaataatgaaaattgttaaaaattaacaccatgtaatgaaatataatttttaattcttcattttagcttgtaacttacaatatttggggcattttatcaaatggtgtaaggaatttaacttttctttggaaaacgtatctcataaaatttgtacctgaaacaattagagaaataaagtattctaaataaactcataaaactgtgttgttatcgatgtgaaagatataataaaataaatattctagttgaaagaaagccaaagttttaatataaaacttaccaattctctattaaattgtacgctgaggggaaatataaaaagttgtccaaatttatttgggttactctgaaattaaatatttattttttacattaaataaaattattaaataggttttcaaaaaatctaatgaaaaaaataataatatgcataaaaaaaccaaatattcttgttaaaagaaagttaaagaatgcttaccaattcactattaaattacaggcaaaggagtactaaaaatttgtccaaatttttaaggggttattctgaaattaaatatttgtttttacattaaaaatattacattggtttccaaaaaattttattaaagaaatactaacatatagtattaaaaacctgtaattttgatgataaaaatgtcataaaaacgtaaatattcttgtcgaaaaaaggcaatttttaaaagaaaacttaccaattctctattttttaaatttgttcgaatccatctggagttgctctgaaattaaatattgtttttacaacaaagaaaaacattgaactggtttccaaaaaaattaattaacaaataataatatacataaaaaatattctttttaaaagaaagtcatattaaaacaagtaaggaaagtctaaagtcgggcggggccgactatattataccctgcaccactttgtacatccaaattttcgataccatatcacatccgtcaaatgtgttgggggctatatataaaggtttgtcccaaatacatacatttaaatatcactcgatctggaagaatttgatagacttctacaaaatctatagactcaaaatttaagtcggctaatgcactagggtggaacacaatgttaataaaaaaatatgggaaacgtttaaatctgaagcaattttaaagaaacttcgaaaaagtttatttatgatttatcgctcgatatatatgtattagaagtttaggaaaattagagtcatttttacaacttttcgactaagcagtgccgatttaacaaggaaaatgttggtattttgaccatttttgtcgaaatcagaaaaacatatatatgggagctatatctaaatctgaatttgaagcaaatcacggcaacaaTGTCATACTGCAAGGTTGAGGCTATGGTTAGCACAGTGAACATAAACAGCATCCGGATAAAAACTCCTTAATTTCGACGCACAACCCTTGAACTCTCCACTCATGGAACGAGCACCATCATatccttcaaagtaaaaaaaaatagaaaagaaaaatccaaCAATAAAAACTTACCTTGACCCCTTATATTTTCGAGATTGAGTTTAAGATTTCTCAACTCATTGACCAATGTATTTGCAAGTCCGGCGCCAGTGGTATCTTCCACTGGAACAAAACATGAAAAATCCTCTCGAAGACTATGTTCCTTTTCAACTTTCTCAACATAACGAATACATATAGAAAACTGCTCTATTCCACTCACATCGGTTGTCTCGTCGGCAATGATAGAAAAACATTGTGATTTATTTATGCGTTTGATGATTTTTCTTTGAATAACTCCTCCTGCTATGTGTGCAATTTCGTTTTGAATTTGTGGACTTATATATAAAGAATTGCGGCCTGTATTTTCTATgcgattttttaaagaaatatcccCACTATATATTGCAAAACGCAAAAGAGCCCGAAAGTTGCCATCATTTTCAATAGGCAAATCCAATGACATATTACCATGATCGCGGTGACCTCTTAAAGATAGACCTTGCCGCCCACATAATAGAACAGTTCGAATGAtaggaatgatttttttttctattctcaagttgttgttttttcttacCAGTGTCCATCTCATATATGATAGAGTTCTTCTGGTTTTCATGAATAAgtttaaaatttgctcctcgttCCGCTGAAGTCTTATGATAT contains these protein-coding regions:
- the LOC142240613 gene encoding zinc finger MYM-type protein 1-like isoform X1 yields the protein MKTRRTLSYMRWTLVRKNNNLRIEKKIIPIIRTVLLCGRQGLSLRGHRDHGNMSLDLPIENDGNFRALLRFAIYSGDISLKNRIENTGRNSLYISPQIQNEIAHIAGGVIQRKIIKRINKSQCFSIIADETTDVSGIEQFSICIRYVEKVEKEHSLREDFSCFVPVEDTTGAGLANTLVNELRNLKLNLENIRGQGYDGARSMSGEFKGCASKLRSFYPDAVYVHCANHSLNLAV
- the LOC142240613 gene encoding 52 kDa repressor of the inhibitor of the protein kinase-like isoform X2, giving the protein MDTGLSLRGHRDHGNMSLDLPIENDGNFRALLRFAIYSGDISLKNRIENTGRNSLYISPQIQNEIAHIAGGVIQRKIIKRINKSQCFSIIADETTDVSGIEQFSICIRYVEKVEKEHSLREDFSCFVPVEDTTGAGLANTLVNELRNLKLNLENIRGQGYDGARSMSGEFKGCASKLRSFYPDAVYVHCANHSLNLAV